In the Orcinus orca chromosome 19, mOrcOrc1.1, whole genome shotgun sequence genome, gtatattTTGGACTTTTGTCTTTGTTTGATCTTAGGAAGCTGagaggtgggaaagggagggaaggtaGGGTGAGCCTGTCTTCAGGAGACTAGAGGACTTTTTTGATGCTGCTGGTGGGAGGCGCAGATCCTCCACCCAAGGTCAAGGATCAGGGAACATTGAGAGTTTGACAGCGTCCCAGACAGACCTCCACCCCCTActctccctacacacacacaaatacacaggcTTGCACAACTGAACCCGAACTCCTGGGACCCAGTACAGTCTGGCTCACTGAGCTTGCACAGAGCCTGCTTCCATATCTGTATCAGGAAAGTCGGGTGAGGCCATTTGCCTCTGCCCCCTCTTTCTACTTCAAGGCGAGAATGTGTGCTGTTGGTGATGTTTTGGCCCATAGGGCTCACTGAATGGTCTTCTGTGGAACCTGGAGTCCTTCTACCTTCCGCCTGCCTGGATGGAGTCAGGCCAGGCTTATTGGTTCCTTAGATGAGTAGGAAGCCCGGCCTGGGTGCCAgtgtggaaagagcactggaacGGGAGTCAGGCTGCGTCTAGTCCTAGAACTGCCACTGAGTGACTGCATGACCTGAGACAAGTCACTTCTTtctgagtttcttcatctgtaaaatgaaaggacTCGACAAGATGCTTTCTAATAAGATTCCTTCCACCTCTGCCATTCTAGATGTCTGGATGTGACCTTCAGTGACTCTTCCCAAGACTTGGAGATTTTCTAGTGAGGGAGTTGGGTGAATTTCATGTGGAGGGAAAGCAGAGCAAAGAATTCTGTAGCTGGGCATCTGAAGGAGCAGAAGGGAACCTCTGGGTTATCAGAGATTGGCTATTTCTgcagtggaaaaagaaaaaaaactaacgCTGAGAGAAGTCTAAATTACGGGGGAGCTTCCAGAAAAAGACTGGTAAGAATGGAGAGATGGGGGGTGATCTCTGTAAGTAGGGGGCTTTGAGAATGGGGAAAGACACAAGCCAGGCTTGGGTGGCAAGGAGGAGTTGGGGCTGGGTGCTGATCAAGCTCCTTTCCTGCCACTATAGCTGAAACCCGGGGCACCAGGGGCCAGGAGCAAGGGCTGTTCCACCATGATGCCCTTGCAAAGACAGTGGTTTGGGGACAGAAGATATTGAAGGACTTGCCCCCCGGTTGGGGGAGGTATTGTGGGTGGGAAACAGTGCTCGGGTCCACTGTGGGGATGTGGTCAGTACTGACCTGTGAAAGCCTCCAGAGCTCCACAGGGCCACTTCCAAATGGCCCTTGGTCTCCCTTTTTCTGCTTCTTGGGActtgtctctccctctccttcacccTCAGGCTCTTCCCTACGGTGATGGGAGCTGGAGGTCCAGCCAGTTGCAGCTGGGGAGGAGCTGAGTGTGAGGTGTGGGGCCCTGGGGCCTCATGGGGGGAGAGAGATGGTGAGTGGGTGAGGGAACAGAGCTCCTGTTTACAGTTGTTCTTGGTACCTGCTGGCAGGGCCCTGCAGGTAACCATGGCAATCAGGTGAGGAACCAATCAgtgcttctccccacccccagaggtcTGAGGCccctggggatggggcagggggagcaGGGAGTGTGGCAAGGGGGCTCATTTCttaaagggagaaggaggagCATTTCATCCAGTACGCACCACAGCTCTCGCCTTCACCCGTGCATCCAGAACAGAGCTTGAGGGGTAGTCTTGGTCTGAGCGCTTGCAGAAGTGAGAGGGTGAGGGTCACGGCCATTTGCTTAGGAGCTCTCGCATGTTGAGGCCACAGTTGGCCTGGAAGGAACTGCATGAGAGTTCTTAAAAGCAAGTGTCTGTTTTGAAAACACAGTGAGTATGTGAATGAGGTGGCTAAGGCAGTGTGAAgcgagcgtgtgtgtgtgtgtgtgtgtgtgagagagagagagtgtgtgtgagagacagaaaagaaggcATGAGATTTGCCAATAGCAACCAGGACCCTCATACATTATCAGACCCCCAAACGTTTTGTTTCTGGCTGTGCACACACACCCTGAGATTCATCTGGACAAGGCGCACACATGGGGCAAGTAGTCACATGAGGTACCGTTGGAGGTCCAGCAGCATGTACGCATCTGATGGAGATTACACACGCTCAGCGAGTCAGCCACTTGGAGTTTGTTCCCTCCTCCGGATGGTTGTAATAATATTTGGGCATCTTGCCAGGGGTTACTATGGGAACGACCAAACAGTGTAGTAGCCAGCAAGGCTTCTACATAATTATGAAGAGGGGACCCGTTCAGGGAGAGCTGGCTGAGGGGAGGCGGGAACCCCTTTCCTTCCTCGGGCCATGTCTGCAGGTCTTGGCCGCCGCGTCTCCACTGGCTCTGGGCTTGCTTGTTCCTCTCCGTCTGCCCTGCAACTTGGTGTCTCTCTCACATGTGGCCTTtgtgtctctccatctctttcgGTCTCTGGCCAGCCTCTGTTGGCTGTTTGGGTCTTGGCCAAACTCATTCTGGGGTCTCTATAGAAACTGCTGATTCCCAGCTGTGAATTTTGGGTCCTAGAAAACCCAGTGTGTTGGCTTTAGAAATCTTtctggaaaggagagaaggatgtATGTTGTAAAAGAGCTGTCGGGACTTGGccgccctccccagccctgccccttggGCTTCTACTctgggaaagaggagggaggtaCCATTGCTCCTGGGCGCAGGCTGGATTTCTACACCAAGAAGTAAGCACGTCAGCCAGTCCAGACCTGGGCTGTGCCTTTCCTCCCAGGACCCCGCCGGGGCCTGGCTGGGCACTCGGTGGGCTGTGGGGAGAACTTTCTGCATAGCTTTGGCAGGCATCTCTGAGAGCCTGTGGTCTGTCACCGGGCAGCTTGTGGCCGGCTTGCAGACAGGATACGGCGGGTGGGTAGCAGTGCCCACGTGGGGAGATTCCTGCGCGCCTGGGAGGGGCAGCGTGCAGCAGGCTCTTTGTCGGGGCACGTGGTGGCCTTCCTGTGGAAGGGGCAGTAGCAGTCTTTTTGCCCAGACTTTGCAGTTAACCTGCAGAGtccagggctgggccagggggCGGGTTGGAGCCGTGTGTTCCCAACTTTGGGCGCATAAGGACCATCCTCAGTACTTCCTGCTTGAGCACCAGGCCTAGAGCCTGCATGGTCAACATATGGTGCATTTCCAGGGAGCTGctccggggctggggctggatgCAGCAGTGCAAGGATGAGTTATGGGGTGCCCCCTTCAGCCTTAGGGCAGATGTGCCCCCAGTGTTTCCAGGGAACGCGTCCTGGAGAAGGAGTGATGGGATGGAAGGACGGTAGGATGGATTAGAAAGACCCAGTCAGGAGTCTGAGTTTCCTCATAGTTCCTAGTGAGTTCACTTGAGTGAATATGGACTGGGAtcagggattttttaaaactccattcTCTTCCATTTTCATGCCTCCCCACATCCTCTGGAGAGTTGAGTAGTACTTCCTGTGGTCTAACCTCAGTCTTTCTGCTGTCCTGAGATAGAACCTGACCTTGTTGCTCAAGGTCGTGAGATCTCCAGAGCCCCTGGCACCCAGTGAACACTCACAGGGGGTCAGAAAGAACCATCCCCACATGTGCACCCTGTCCGGCcttaaagggaaaggaagggccTTGGGCCCAGGAGCGGTGTCGCTTGTGGGGCAGGTGGAGTAGAGTGTGGGAGGGGCTCTTGGCTCTGTGGGTTCCTGATTCCATGTTTGTTTCCCAGGGTGACGCTCCCcagtcccctgccccccaccccggcatCATGCATCGGACCACACGGATTAAAATCACAGAGCTGAACCCTCACCTCATGTGTGCCCTCTGTGGGGGGTACTTCATCGATGCCACTACCATCGTGGAGTGCTTGCATTCCTGTGAGTTGAGTCGAGGGGCTGCTCCTCGGGTGGGTGGCCTCTGCCCTGAAGAGCAAATACGTCCATGTGTCTGGTGAGGGTCCCAGGTCCCTGCGAGGCTGCCTTGGAGGGGATACTGGAGGGTTCAGCTCAGAAGTTCATTTGGGGAACTTTTACCTGAAATCTCAGTTCTCTCCTTGCATCTCTGTGGCTGAAATTGCACTCCCGGAAGGTGCAGGTGCCCTGGTGTGCACCACGGGCTTGTGGCTGGGGGTCGAGGACCCTGGGATAGGGTGTCTAATAGGTTGGCGGGGGCTTGGGACTTGGGGCTCACCTTGTGCATGGTACATGACACTggctacacacacagacacacagacacacacacacacacacacacacgcacacgcacacacacacacacactatctgTCCTCCCCCAAGGATGGATGATAAGGGGCACAGTTGCCATCTGTGCGAGACaggactgtgttgggtctttgaaCAGGCCTGAGCTGCGGGAACAAGGTGGAGAAGAGGGGATACCTGAGCCCGAGCAGGGGGCATGGGGGCTGGTCCTGGGTGATGAAGGGGACTCtgactcttcctcctctctccacacccctctgccAAGTCTGCAAAACCTGCATTGTGCGCTACCTGGAGACCAACAAGTACTGCCCCATGTGCGACGTACAGGTCCACAAAACCCGGCCGCTGCTGAGCATCAGGTGGGCCCAGCACGTCCTCCTGTCCCCGCCCATCCTCTGGGGCAGCCGCCCTCTGTCCCCCAGCCCTCCTTGCTTCCTGAAGCCAGGCTGGCAGGTGGAGGAGAAGCGGCAGGCATGGACCgaatccccttccttccctcagggGTGTATCCAGCTGAGAAATTCCAGAGAGGTAGAGGCAAGGCCTCTAGGGACCCCCATGCCTGGGCCCTGGGTCTCaggaagggaggtgggaagaaGGGGCCCCAGGCTGGAGAGTCGGTGTGACGTGGTTGCCAGCAGGCCCCTGTGTGCTTCTTTCCAGATCTGACAAAACCCTTCAAGACATCGTCTACAAATTGGTCCCTGGGCTTTTTAAAGGTACCTACACCCTTCGTTGTCctgccaccccccgccccccactgccCAAGCGTGTTGCCCCCCGCCTCAGCCTGCTCCTTCTCTTCTAGATGAGATGAAACGGAGGCGGGATTTCTACGCAGCCTACCCCCTGACAGAAGGTGAGTGTGTTCACGTGTGTGTGCACGAGGTGCTGCCCCAGGTATAAGGGCCAGATGCATGGAGGGCCGGTGGGCACCGCACAcggcctccccagcccaggggtggcTGGGCTCACCGCACTGAGCTCTGAGATCCCTGGGTCCTTGGTGGGGCTCCTGTCCCCCCCTCCTAGGCCAACGCCTCAGAGCTCTCTCTTTCCACAGTTCCCAATGGCTCCAACGAGGACCGTGGTGAGGTTCTGGAACAGGAGAAGGGGGCTCTGAGCGACGATGAGATCGTCAGCCTCTCCATCGAGTTCTATGAAGGCGTCAGGCAAGTCTGGCCCGTGCCTGGTCCTTTTGGGGTCCTAGGCTGGGTCCCTTCTCCCATGCCATCCCCATTCCCCTGGGAGGAAAGGGTGCTTCCAGGAGGGCCTTCCGGATGTGTGCAGTTAGATCCTGCCTGCACCAGGGTCTCCCTTGCTTCATTCCTTCTCCTTCTGCAGGGACCGGGAAGAGAAGAAGGGCCCCCTGGAAAATGGGGATGGTGACAAGGAGAAAGTGAGTGCTGGGGCCTGCCCAGGAGCGGGGTGTGGGCTGGGAGAGAGTGTCGGGGTGGACCCCAGCCCTTGGGTGCCTCTCCC is a window encoding:
- the PCGF2 gene encoding polycomb group RING finger protein 2 isoform X1 codes for the protein MWRESRAKNSVAGHLKEQKGTSGLSEIGYFCSGKRKKTNAERSLNYGGASRKRLGDAPQSPAPHPGIMHRTTRIKITELNPHLMCALCGGYFIDATTIVECLHSFCKTCIVRYLETNKYCPMCDVQVHKTRPLLSIRSDKTLQDIVYKLVPGLFKDEMKRRRDFYAAYPLTEVPNGSNEDRGEVLEQEKGALSDDEIVSLSIEFYEGVRDREEKKGPLENGDGDKEKTGVRFLRCPAAMTVMHLAKFLRNKMDVPSKYKVEVLYEDEPLKEYYTLMDIAYIYPWRRNGPLPLKYRVQPACKRLTLPTAPTPSEGTNTSGASECESVSDKAPSPATLPATSSSLPSPATPSHGSPSSHGPSAPHPTSPTPPATASGATTAANGGTSNCLQTPPSTSRGRKMTVNGAPVPPLT
- the PCGF2 gene encoding polycomb group RING finger protein 2 isoform X5 — protein: MWRESRAKNSVAGHLKEQKGTSGLSEIGYFCSGKRKKTNAERSLNYGGASRKRLGDAPQSPAPHPGIMHRTTRIKITELNPHLMCALCGGYFIDATTIVECLHSFCKTCIVRYLETNKYCPMCDVQVHKTRPLLSIRSDKTLQDIVYKLVPGLFKDEMKRRRDFYAAYPLTEVPNGSNEDRGEVLEQEKGALSDDEIVSLSIEFYEGVRDREEKKGPLENGDGDKEKTGVRFLRCPAAMTVMHLAKFLRNKMDVPSKYKVEVLYEDEPLKEYYTLMDIAYIYPWRRNGPLPLKYRVQPACKRLTLPTAPTPSEGTNTSGASEY